The Oncorhynchus keta strain PuntledgeMale-10-30-2019 unplaced genomic scaffold, Oket_V2 Un_contig_9668_pilon_pilon, whole genome shotgun sequence genome window below encodes:
- the LOC127927168 gene encoding urocortin-3-like translates to MMPFLRTLVVLAVLCAPTSSLCLRLYQSDYNLLCDDDILAEVQTNDVPSDTFPVSESLGSLFKSGDTLSSAESREKRTSTYPANYRFLSQTQLRSKMFQNRINNDRLRKFTLSLDVPTNIMNILFDIQKSKNLRAKAADNARLMAQIGRRKRQ, encoded by the coding sequence ATGATGCCGTTCCTAAGAACCCTGGTTGTGCTCGCTGTCCTCTGCGCGCCAACCTCCAGCCTCTGTCTCAGACTGTACCAGAGCGACTACAACCTCCTCTGTGACGATGACATACTAGCTGAGGTCCAGACGAACGACGTTCCCAGTGACACGTTCCCAGTGTCGGAAAGCTTGGGCTCCCTCTTCAAGTCCGGAGACACTCTCTCCTCCGCAGAGTCGCGGGAGAAAAGGACGTCGACTTACCCCGCCAACTACAGGTTTCTCAGTCAGACGCAGCTAAGGAGTAAGATGTTCCAGAACAGAATTAATAATGATCGGCTACGCAAGTTTACCCTGTCTCTAGATGTGCCCACCAACATCATGAACATTCTCTTTGACATCCAAAAGTCCAAGAACCTGCGCGCAAAAGCGGCCGACAACGCGCGTCTGATGGCGCAGATTGGACGAAGGAAGAGACAGTAG
- the si:dkey-117n7.5 gene encoding kunitz-type serine protease inhibitor 5, which produces MRWERRKRTKKTCKGAGRGSTTPPPVPLREEGTPGDDNLTDSGANRGADWGLRHRRRRVPGVGPRSSDLTPDLCLLPMSEGGCWEHVLLWYYHPHSGECRPFVYGGCEGNHNRFNTKQECQRWCGKERRGLEPRR; this is translated from the exons atgagatgggagaggaggaagaggacaaaaAAGACTTGTAAAGGAGCTGGTAGGGGATCAACCACTCCTCCCCCCGTCCCCTTGCGAGAGGAGGGGACCCCAGGTGATGACAACCTTACCG ACTCTGGAGCCAACAGGGGAGCAGATTGGGGACTGAGGCACAGGAGAAGAAGGGTTCCAGGAGTCGGGCCACGCTCATCAG acttgacccctgacctctgcctGCTGCCCATGTCAGAGGGGGGATGTTGGGAGCATGTCCTGCTGTGGTACTACCACCCCCACTCCGGGGAGTGCCGGCCGTTTGTCTACGGGGGTTGTGAGGGCAACCACAACCGCTTCAACACCAAACAAGAATGTCAGAGGTGGtgtgggaaagagaggagag GTCTTGAGCCTAGAAGGTGA